From Segatella copri, the proteins below share one genomic window:
- a CDS encoding alpha/beta hydrolase, with translation MIFFLLMLTAISASAQSTARKFVLKNSSDGQSELTCYLPKNPSGRAVVDCPGGGYSHLAMDHEGHQWAEYFNKQGIAFFVLKYRMPKGNRNIPLSDAYQAMRTVRDSSAVWKINKEDVGIMGFSAGGHLASSISTHAEAAVRPDFSILFYPVISMDERISHKGSCVNFLGEERNTNKKLVEEWSNDKAVRPNLTPRAIILMSFDDKVVPPVTNGVAYYSAMSKAGNECTMHIYPTAGHGWGFRDAAHGFPYHDQMLNDLTCWLNRLPSK, from the coding sequence ATGATTTTTTTTCTTCTGATGCTGACAGCAATATCAGCATCAGCGCAATCCACCGCTCGCAAGTTCGTATTGAAGAACAGTAGCGATGGACAGAGTGAACTCACCTGTTATCTTCCTAAGAATCCTTCAGGAAGAGCCGTAGTAGATTGTCCTGGAGGTGGGTATTCTCATCTTGCGATGGACCATGAGGGGCATCAGTGGGCAGAATATTTCAACAAACAGGGTATCGCTTTCTTTGTCTTGAAATACCGTATGCCTAAGGGAAACCGCAATATTCCGTTGAGTGATGCCTATCAGGCGATGCGTACCGTTCGTGACAGTTCTGCAGTATGGAAAATAAACAAGGAAGATGTCGGTATCATGGGATTTTCTGCCGGTGGTCATTTGGCTTCTTCCATCAGTACTCATGCTGAGGCGGCTGTGCGACCTGATTTCTCGATTCTTTTCTATCCGGTGATTTCAATGGATGAGCGTATCTCTCATAAGGGATCATGTGTGAATTTCTTGGGTGAAGAGCGTAATACCAATAAGAAACTGGTAGAAGAGTGGTCTAACGACAAGGCTGTTCGTCCTAATCTTACCCCTCGTGCCATCATACTGATGTCTTTTGATGATAAGGTTGTTCCTCCTGTAACCAATGGCGTAGCCTATTATTCTGCCATGAGCAAGGCGGGCAACGAGTGTACCATGCACATCTATCCGACTGCCGGACATGGATGGGGGTTCCGCGATGCCGCTCATGGCTTCCCGTATCACGACCAAATGTTGAATGACCTTACCTGTTGGCTCAACAGGCTTCCGTCTAAGTAA
- a CDS encoding undecaprenyl-phosphate glucose phosphotransferase has protein sequence MTNKHYKGNEMIRRLVIGADFVILNIVLLFYTQYGQELIPAYFDKATKITFFVANAALFLGEYFYSTIIHVRKIGFLQVTKRTLYLAAATTFCFFTFSRLLGHGGKMFSFSIIFGITFYLSLIISRLCELKLLKYFRSKGRNSRTVVFVGNDPAVSEMYKTMTEDPSAGYIVKGYYADEDITDNPEGLKRIGNMKQLKEIISSTMNDTINGEPSNIDEVFCCLSHKDPEIINIIHFCDKNVIHFYYLPRVFGEYKLHLDAQNFMGRTVYSNRIEPLTSMSNRIIKRSFDIVVSGLACLCVLPFIPFIALIIKIQSPGPIFFKQARTGLNGDTFYCLKFRSMHVNKDADKAQATKNDPRKFAFGNFMRKTNIDEFPQFFNVLKGDMSIVGPRPHMLHHTEVYGSLIDKYMVRHFSKPGITGWAQVTGFRGETKELWQMEERIRRDIWYIENWSFWLDIKIIFMTAKSIICPDKNAY, from the coding sequence ATGACGAACAAGCATTATAAAGGAAATGAAATGATAAGGAGACTGGTGATAGGTGCCGATTTCGTTATTCTCAACATCGTACTGTTGTTCTATACCCAATATGGTCAAGAACTCATACCTGCGTATTTCGACAAAGCAACAAAGATTACCTTTTTTGTTGCCAATGCTGCCTTGTTCCTAGGCGAATACTTCTATTCCACCATCATTCATGTCAGAAAGATCGGGTTCCTACAGGTTACAAAGCGTACTTTATATCTGGCTGCAGCAACAACATTCTGTTTCTTTACCTTCTCAAGACTACTCGGTCACGGGGGAAAGATGTTCTCCTTCAGCATTATCTTCGGCATAACATTCTATCTGTCTCTCATCATAAGCCGACTCTGCGAACTCAAATTACTAAAGTATTTCCGCTCTAAGGGCCGCAACTCACGCACCGTCGTCTTTGTAGGTAACGATCCTGCCGTGAGCGAGATGTACAAGACGATGACAGAAGATCCCTCGGCAGGTTATATCGTAAAAGGATATTATGCAGATGAAGACATCACAGATAATCCGGAAGGGTTGAAAAGAATAGGAAACATGAAACAGCTCAAAGAGATTATCTCTTCTACCATGAATGATACCATCAATGGTGAACCTTCCAATATTGACGAGGTTTTCTGCTGCCTGTCGCATAAAGATCCTGAAATCATCAATATCATACACTTCTGTGATAAGAATGTGATACACTTCTACTACCTGCCACGTGTGTTTGGTGAGTACAAATTGCATCTTGATGCCCAGAATTTTATGGGAAGGACGGTATATTCAAACCGCATAGAACCCCTAACAAGCATGTCAAACCGCATTATCAAGCGTAGCTTCGACATCGTGGTGAGCGGGCTTGCATGTTTGTGCGTTCTACCATTCATTCCATTCATAGCTCTCATCATCAAGATTCAGAGTCCTGGTCCAATTTTCTTCAAACAGGCAAGAACGGGTCTGAATGGTGATACCTTCTACTGTCTTAAATTCCGTTCCATGCATGTGAACAAGGATGCAGACAAGGCACAGGCAACAAAGAACGACCCACGTAAATTTGCTTTCGGCAACTTTATGAGAAAGACGAACATAGATGAGTTTCCTCAATTCTTCAATGTTCTTAAGGGAGACATGAGTATTGTGGGTCCGCGCCCTCACATGCTGCATCATACAGAGGTGTATGGAAGCCTGATAGATAAGTATATGGTTCGCCACTTCTCCAAGCCGGGTATCACAGGTTGGGCTCAGGTTACCGGGTTCCGTGGTGAGACTAAGGAGCTCTGGCAGATGGAGGAACGTATCCGCCGTGATATCTGGTATATAGAGAACTGGTCGTTCTGGCTTGATATCAAGATTATCTTCATGACAGCCAAGAGCATTATCTGCCCTGACAAGAATGCTTATTAG
- a CDS encoding co-chaperone GroES produces the protein MNIKPLADRVLVLPAPAEEKVGGIIIPDTAKEKPQRGKVVATGKGTKDEEMILKEGDTVLYGKYAGTELEFDGTKYIMMRQSDVLAVVEE, from the coding sequence ATGAACATTAAACCATTAGCAGACAGAGTGCTGGTACTTCCTGCACCAGCTGAAGAAAAAGTAGGTGGAATTATTATCCCTGATACAGCAAAAGAGAAACCACAGCGCGGTAAGGTCGTTGCTACAGGTAAGGGTACGAAAGACGAAGAGATGATTCTCAAAGAAGGTGATACCGTACTCTATGGTAAGTACGCTGGCACAGAACTCGAATTCGATGGTACTAAATATATCATGATGCGTCAGAGCGATGTACTCGCTGTAGTAGAAGAGTAA
- a CDS encoding sugar phosphate nucleotidyltransferase has protein sequence MQLILLSGGSGKRLWPLSNNARSKQFLPLLEKENGEMESMVQRVVRQAQEANLTNDITLATNASQLDIIQNQLGERVSVVTEPERRDTFPAIALAASYLKLKKKCEDDEVVVIMPCDPYTELEYFHTIARMVECVEKNVADLVLMGIKPTYPSAKYGYVVPFAEGEKFQIVKRFTEKPDVPTAEKLLEEGAYWNGGVFAFRLGYMMQIVRKYMQSENFEDTRARYSEFPKISFDYEVAEKAESVAVVPFNGEWKDLGTWNTLTDELHHASIGNAVMGSHCENTHVINELQLPLYVDGLKDAVVAASPDGIFVCAKKYSEDIKKAVEHLTPRPMYEERRWGTYRVIDDSEYADGNHSLTKSITLKPGKNISYQLHHHRSEVWTFVEGEGIFVLDGEEKHVKAGDTVVIPLEHYHAIKAITQLTFIEVQNGNPLVEEDIERFDYQWKMK, from the coding sequence ATGCAATTAATTTTATTATCGGGTGGCTCGGGTAAAAGGCTCTGGCCACTTAGCAATAATGCTAGAAGCAAACAGTTCTTGCCATTGCTCGAAAAGGAGAATGGGGAGATGGAAAGTATGGTTCAGCGCGTGGTACGTCAGGCTCAGGAAGCAAATCTGACCAACGATATTACGCTTGCTACAAACGCCAGTCAGCTGGATATCATCCAGAACCAGCTGGGAGAGCGGGTTTCTGTGGTTACCGAACCGGAGAGGCGTGATACTTTCCCTGCTATCGCTTTAGCTGCAAGTTATCTGAAACTGAAGAAGAAATGTGAGGATGACGAGGTTGTGGTTATTATGCCTTGTGATCCTTATACCGAGTTGGAATATTTCCATACCATAGCCCGTATGGTGGAATGTGTGGAGAAAAACGTCGCCGACCTCGTGCTGATGGGTATCAAACCTACTTATCCAAGTGCAAAATATGGTTATGTGGTTCCTTTTGCTGAAGGAGAGAAGTTTCAGATAGTGAAGAGATTTACCGAGAAACCGGATGTGCCTACAGCAGAGAAACTCCTGGAGGAGGGTGCTTACTGGAATGGTGGTGTCTTCGCTTTCCGTTTGGGCTATATGATGCAGATTGTACGTAAGTATATGCAGAGTGAGAACTTTGAAGATACTCGTGCAAGATATAGCGAATTTCCAAAAATCTCTTTCGACTACGAGGTGGCGGAGAAGGCTGAATCGGTAGCGGTAGTACCGTTTAATGGTGAATGGAAGGACCTGGGTACTTGGAATACACTCACTGATGAGCTGCACCATGCCAGCATCGGTAATGCGGTGATGGGAAGTCATTGCGAGAATACGCATGTCATCAACGAACTCCAGTTGCCTCTGTATGTGGATGGCTTGAAGGATGCAGTTGTTGCAGCGAGTCCTGATGGCATCTTCGTCTGTGCAAAGAAATATTCCGAGGACATCAAGAAGGCGGTAGAACATCTTACTCCGCGTCCGATGTATGAGGAAAGAAGGTGGGGTACTTATCGGGTGATTGACGATTCTGAGTATGCTGACGGCAATCATTCGCTCACCAAGAGTATTACCTTGAAGCCAGGTAAGAATATCAGTTATCAGCTTCATCACCATCGTTCTGAGGTGTGGACATTCGTAGAAGGTGAGGGCATCTTTGTACTTGATGGTGAGGAGAAACATGTGAAGGCTGGTGATACCGTGGTGATTCCTCTGGAGCATTATCATGCCATCAAGGCGATTACACAGCTGACTTTCATCGAAGTTCAGAATGGTAATCCACTGGTTGAGGAGGATATTGAAAGATTCGATTATCAATGGAAAATGAAATAA